One part of the Larimichthys crocea isolate SSNF chromosome XIX, L_crocea_2.0, whole genome shotgun sequence genome encodes these proteins:
- the adgrg7.1 gene encoding adhesion G-protein coupled receptor G7: MLSDIQQNLTSPADLELLATSTQILTSKPEELTAENITAAAQIANTLLLSPNATESVRVAAVATVSQLLNSSTADNSQETNATLGLTLTLDQLSMNLSLSLNTSQSQVVQPNLVVQSAQIPAADTQGVQFTSLSGLSGSFVADRIQLNTNTSTVVVEDGFRADTLIYVRFPPDEAAGGRQTPTNVSLGFVLYQNDRFFRSGRYKKQQATIRVLSASVRGHERSVVPQHVEMLFRPSKVNGTTLFDFACVFWNYSEGDWSTAGCSKGNSSDELLRCFCNHTTNFAALLSFRQNYKYAEALDWISITGLSISILGLVLTIIHHIKENFNRNSRERQNNQISQIALLCIYISLLAFIITFLSGVGNSSRQNNAPIALSAQTNSIPNSDERVEPDHGSCSAVVALLHFLLLATFMWSSVYATQLVLLIRTMSRSLPPYWTKLSLAMGWGVPAVVTAITLGATYRVDNPLGYRQEEFCWLAALDESQQFHFGKPMFGGFLVPVGLILIYNVILLVLVSLTTCRTDPNLKSTNRSSLRKKFLISFSLAVLLGLSWTLGYLVLLTTGYTHLVFSIVFCLCTTTQGFQIFILFTARTPSFRASVSRSMEYVTTIRIQLKDQTYSLTKNSGTRSGSEVYRDLRHQTTSDTITLQEL; encoded by the exons tgctgctgtctccAAACGCCACAGAG AGCGTCAGAGTGGCAGCGGTCGCTACAGTCAGTCAGCTCCTGAACTCCAGCACTGCAGACAACAGCCAGGAAACCAATGCTACTCTGGG CCTCACGCTGACCCTGGACCAGCTCTCCATGaacctcagcctctctctcaaCACGTCTCAGTCTCAGGTGGTTCAACCGAACCTGGTGGTCCAGTCAGCACAGATCcctgcagcagacacacagggaGTCCAGTTCACGTCTCTCTCAG gacTGTCTGGCAGTTTTGTTGCCGACAGAATTCAGCTGAACACCAACACGTCAACAGTCGTGGTAGAAGACGGGTTCAGAGCCGACACCCTGATTTACGTACGATTCCCACCAG ACGAAGCTGCCGGTGGTCGTCAGACGCCAACGAATGTCTCGCTGGGCTTCGTCCTCTATCAGAACGACCGTTTCTTCAGGTCGGGGCGCTACAAGAAGCAGCAGGCCACCATCAGGGTTCTGTCAGCCAGTGTCAGAGGTCACGAACGCAGCGTGGTGCCGCAACACGTGGAGATGCTGTTCAGACCAAGT AAGGTGAACGGGACGACTCTGTTCGACTTCGCCTGTGTCTTCTGGAACTACAGCGAGGGCGACTGGAGCACTGCCGGCTGCTCGAAAGGAAACTCTTCAGATGAACTCCTCAGATGTTTCTGCAACCACACCACCAACTTCGCTGCTCTCTTG tcgTTCAGACAGAATTATAAATATGCCGAAGCCCTCGACTGGATTTCCATCACTGGACTTTCGATCTCAATCCTGGGTTTGGTTTTAACGATCATTCATCACATTAAAGAGAA CTTTAACAGAAACTCTCGTGAACGTCAGAACAACCAGATCTCACAGATCGCCTTGCTGTGTATCTACATCAGCCTGCTGgccttcatcatcaccttcCTCTCCGGAGTCGGAAACTCCAGCAGACAGAACAACGCTCCAATCGCACTCAGTGCTCAAACCAACTCCATCCCCAACTCCGATGAGCGCGTGGAGCCGGACCACGGCTCGTGCTCGGCGGTGGTGGCTCTGCTTCACTTCCTCCTGTTAGCCACCTTCATGTGGAGCAGTGTGTACGCCACTCAGCTGGTGCTGCTGATCCGGACGATGAGTCGCAGTCTTCCTCCATACTGGACGAAACTGAGCCTCGCCATGGGATGGG gaGTTCCAGCCGTTGTCACGGCGATCACACTGGGAGCCACGTACCGGGTCGACAATCCTCTGGGATATCGACAGGAGGAATT TTGTTGGCTCGCAGCTCTCGATGAGTCCCAACAGTTTCACTTTGGGAAGCCGATGTTTGGAGGTTTCCTGGTCCCAGTCGGTCTCATTCTGATCTACAATGTGATTCTGTTGGTTCTGGTCTCTCTGACGACGTGCAGGACCGACCCGAACCTGAAAAG CACCAATCGTTCATCTTTGAGGAAGAAGTTCCTGATCAGTTTCTCTCTGGCGGTCCTCCTCGGTCTGTCCTGGACTCTGGGCTACCTGGTGCTACTCACTACAGGATACACCCACCTGGTCTTCAGCATTGTCTTCTGCCTCTGTACGACCACACAG ggcTTTCAGATATTCATCCTGTTCACAGCCAGAACGCCGTCCTTCAGAGCCTCCGTGTCCCGGTCCATGGAATACGTGACGACCATCAGGATCCAGCTCAAAGACCAAACATACAGTCTGACCAAGAACTCGGGTACGAGGAGCGGCTCCGAGGTCTACAGAGATCTGAGACACCAGACCACCTCCGACACCATAACCCTGCAGGAACTCTGA